In the Leptotrichia sp. oral taxon 212 genome, one interval contains:
- the lpxC gene encoding UDP-3-O-acyl-N-acetylglucosamine deacetylase, translating to MKRRTIQREVSLSGTGLHKGEKIELTLKPNGDDSKTGRGIIFKRVDVTDKDNIIKVDYKNLFDLERGTNIKNEADVRVHTIEHFMSSLSVSGITDIIVEINGNELPILDGSSIQFMKKLEEAGIKELESEIEPVVITEPVIFTQEKDGKHVLALPYDGFKISYTIDFNHSFLKSQYFEIDVNSEEYIEKIARCRTFAFDYEIDFLKKNNLALGGSLENAIVVGRDGPLNPEGLRYPDEFVRHKILDIIGDLYVLGRPIKAHVIAIKAGHFVNAKLTALIAEKYLK from the coding sequence ATGAAGCGAAGAACAATACAAAGAGAAGTTTCTCTATCCGGAACAGGTCTTCATAAAGGAGAGAAAATAGAACTTACATTGAAGCCTAATGGGGATGACAGCAAGACAGGAAGAGGAATAATTTTTAAAAGAGTAGATGTTACAGATAAAGATAATATTATAAAAGTTGATTATAAAAACTTATTTGACCTGGAAAGAGGAACAAATATAAAAAATGAGGCAGATGTAAGAGTGCATACAATAGAACATTTTATGTCTTCGCTTTCCGTTTCAGGAATTACTGATATTATTGTGGAAATAAATGGAAATGAACTTCCGATACTTGACGGAAGCTCGATACAGTTTATGAAAAAACTGGAAGAAGCAGGAATAAAGGAACTGGAAAGTGAAATAGAACCTGTAGTAATAACTGAACCGGTAATATTTACTCAGGAAAAGGATGGAAAACATGTTCTGGCACTGCCTTATGATGGATTTAAAATATCATATACGATAGATTTTAATCACAGTTTTTTAAAATCACAGTATTTTGAAATAGATGTAAATTCCGAGGAATATATTGAAAAAATCGCCAGATGCAGAACATTTGCATTTGATTATGAAATAGATTTTTTGAAAAAAAATAATCTTGCTCTGGGTGGAAGTCTGGAAAATGCAATTGTGGTTGGAAGAGACGGTCCTTTAAATCCCGAAGGGCTTAGATATCCGGATGAATTTGTAAGACATAAGATACTTGATATAATAGGGGATCTCTATGTTCTGGGAAGACCTATAAAAGCCCATGTAATAGCAATAAAGGCAGGACATTTTGTAAATGCAAAACTGACGGCGCTCATTGCTGAAAAATATTTGAAATAA
- a CDS encoding ATP-dependent helicase — protein sequence MSILDELNEEQRKAAEKIDGPVLILAGAGSGKTRTVTYRIAHMIKEKGISPLNIMALTFTNKAAKEMKERAEALIGPDANNLVVSTFHSFSVRLLKTYSDRIGYGRNFNIYDVDDQKTIINKIKKDMNIKNDDISPAKTAGRISKLKEQGIGIEELEEQIDIRIPANRIFRDIYQKYDETLKANNAMDFSDLLLNAKKLLEDPYVLERVQDRYRYIVVDEYQDTNDIQYEIISKIAEKYKNICVVGDEDQSIYAFRGANINNILNFERDYKNAFVAKLEQNYRSTKTILDTANELIKNNKSSKGKKLWTNGEKGEKIKVFNAPTVYDEAEFIVNEIKAKSKDGKLYKEMTILYRTNSQSRVLEEKLLAANIPYKIYGGMQFFQRKEIKDILAYLNLLNNPNDNHNFYRIINVPKRSIGDKTLEKLGQIANEKGISMLESTKYIDEIPGIRASVKEAAKDFYKMMHEIYENLDELSIKEVFDEVLIKTKYIDSIEDNKEDRVKNIEELLNSISESERQNPGMSLSEYLDMVSLTSSTDDIEDEENFIKLMTIHSSKGLEFDYVFIAGMEDGLFPSCNFDTSEEEIEEERRLCYVAVTRAKKELYISHVSERMVWGQMNYMIKPSRFIYEMKQGNLEYLSEKFKSFSKKMENATVVNKETRRKIENFNPFSLKSVRTSELKNKGKSKYKVGDTVDHIKFGKGKIKKVDEKSLVIDFMTGEKKIALILAEKLLKG from the coding sequence ATGAGTATTTTAGATGAACTAAATGAAGAACAGAGAAAAGCAGCTGAGAAAATTGACGGACCTGTATTAATACTGGCTGGAGCTGGAAGTGGAAAAACAAGAACAGTTACATATAGAATAGCTCATATGATAAAGGAAAAAGGAATTTCTCCGCTGAATATAATGGCACTTACATTTACAAATAAAGCTGCCAAAGAAATGAAAGAAAGGGCAGAAGCTCTGATCGGACCGGATGCAAATAATCTTGTAGTATCAACTTTCCATTCGTTTTCAGTAAGACTTTTAAAAACATATTCTGACAGGATAGGATATGGAAGAAATTTTAATATTTATGATGTAGATGATCAGAAAACTATTATTAATAAAATAAAAAAAGATATGAATATAAAAAATGATGACATATCACCTGCTAAAACTGCAGGTAGAATCAGTAAACTTAAAGAACAGGGAATAGGAATAGAAGAGCTGGAAGAACAGATTGACATTAGAATTCCTGCAAATAGAATTTTTAGGGATATTTATCAGAAATATGATGAAACATTGAAGGCAAATAACGCCATGGATTTTTCAGATTTACTGCTTAATGCAAAGAAACTGCTTGAAGATCCATATGTGCTGGAAAGAGTTCAGGACAGATACAGATATATAGTTGTGGATGAATATCAGGATACAAACGATATCCAATATGAAATAATAAGTAAAATTGCAGAAAAATATAAAAATATATGTGTTGTAGGAGACGAAGATCAGAGTATATACGCCTTTAGAGGTGCAAATATAAATAATATCCTGAATTTTGAAAGGGATTATAAAAATGCATTTGTAGCTAAACTTGAGCAGAACTACCGATCTACTAAAACAATACTTGATACTGCAAATGAGCTTATAAAAAATAATAAAAGCTCAAAAGGAAAGAAACTTTGGACTAATGGAGAAAAAGGAGAAAAAATAAAAGTTTTCAATGCTCCTACTGTCTATGATGAAGCTGAATTCATTGTAAATGAAATAAAAGCCAAGTCTAAAGATGGAAAACTCTACAAGGAAATGACAATACTTTACAGAACAAACTCACAGTCACGTGTTCTGGAAGAAAAGCTTCTTGCGGCGAATATTCCTTATAAAATCTATGGTGGAATGCAGTTCTTCCAGAGAAAGGAAATAAAGGATATTCTGGCGTATCTGAATTTACTGAATAACCCTAATGATAATCATAATTTTTATAGAATAATAAACGTTCCAAAAAGATCAATAGGAGATAAGACACTTGAAAAACTGGGTCAAATTGCAAATGAAAAAGGAATTTCAATGCTGGAATCAACAAAATATATTGATGAGATTCCAGGAATAAGAGCCAGTGTCAAGGAAGCGGCAAAAGATTTTTATAAAATGATGCATGAAATATATGAAAATCTTGATGAACTTTCAATAAAAGAAGTGTTCGATGAAGTGCTTATAAAGACAAAATATATTGATTCGATAGAAGATAATAAGGAAGACAGGGTAAAAAACATTGAAGAACTGCTGAACAGTATATCAGAATCTGAAAGACAGAATCCTGGAATGTCCCTGAGTGAATATCTGGATATGGTTTCACTGACTTCATCAACTGATGATATTGAAGATGAAGAAAATTTTATAAAATTAATGACAATTCACAGTTCAAAAGGCCTTGAATTTGACTATGTGTTTATTGCTGGAATGGAAGATGGACTTTTTCCTTCATGTAATTTTGATACTTCTGAGGAAGAAATTGAAGAAGAAAGAAGACTCTGCTATGTTGCTGTTACAAGAGCAAAAAAGGAACTCTACATTTCCCATGTTTCAGAAAGAATGGTATGGGGACAAATGAACTATATGATAAAACCTTCAAGATTTATTTATGAGATGAAGCAGGGAAACCTTGAATATTTATCAGAGAAATTTAAGAGTTTCAGTAAAAAGATGGAAAATGCAACTGTTGTAAATAAAGAAACAAGAAGAAAAATAGAGAATTTTAATCCATTTTCATTAAAATCAGTGAGAACTTCCGAACTGAAAAATAAAGGAAAATCTAAATATAAAGTTGGAGATACTGTAGATCATATTAAGTTTGGAAAAGGTAAAATTAAAAAGGTTGATGAAAAAAGTCTGGTAATTGATTTTATGACAGGAGAAAAGAAAATAGCCTTAATTCTTGCAGAAAAACTTCTGAAAGGCTAG